CTGCAAAATTTCCCGCCACAGTGGAAAATCCGTCGCCACCACCGGCAAACCCGTCGCCATATACTCAAACAGCTTGATCGGCAGGGATTCACGGTAGTTTTCCACCGGATGGAGACAGACCAGCCCGACACTCCCCGACAGCAGCCACTGTTGCACCTGTTCAAAGGGAATCCGCCCGTGAAGGAAAATATTTTTCGCCTGTAATTGCGCTTCTTCCCGATCTTCCAGGCGAATATGTTGTAGCGGTCCGATCAAATGCAATTCCGCACACAGCTCGGAGGGGATATGATCCATCATGGCGATCATTTCCCGATACCCGCGGAGATAGGAGATTCCTCCTACATATAGAATCCGGGGCGGGCCCACATGCTCGCGCCGTTCCCTAATCGGAATCGGCAAGGGATAGTTTTTGACCAGCCGCACTCGTTTTATCGGTGCAAAACTGTCGGCGATCGGTTCGGTCACCGTCACCACCGCCGACAGACGGCGGGCCATCCCCTTTTCCGCTACATGTGCCAGCCGTGACAGCGGTGGACGCAGCAGGTGGGGAATCCACGGTTTGGTCATAATCTGCCGCGGAAGATCTTCATGGGCGTCATAGATAACCGGTTTGCCTGTGCGCCGCCGAATCCACACCGCCCACGGCAGTAGCTCAGGATCATGGATGTGGAAAATATCCCCACCACTGGCAAGTGCCCGTCGAAACAGTTCCCGTCCCCCTTTGAGCCGCTCCCATTTGCGGGTAGGAACAGGCAACCCTTTCACTTGGATTCCCTCAACCTGGCGCTCTTCAAATTCCGCCAAGGCGTGCAGCTCCACCGACCACCCGGCACGTGCCAACGAAACCGCCTGCTTGTGGAAAATACGCGAATCATTCCAATGGTGTACCGAGCTTAAAATCACGACTTTACCATTCATCGGGCTCCCTCTCTATTTGGGATTCTCGCCGTACGATCGCTTCCTTTTCCGAGGACGATCACTGCCAGGGCAAACCCGTGAACCACCCACATCGGGGTAAAGTGGATGGCCGTGCTGGGGGCCATCCCTCCGATACTGTAACCGGCCAACGCAATCATGCAGGAAACAGCACCCCAGCGTATCCAGGGGGAGAGTTCAGGAGTGCGCCTTACACTAGCCAAACACCACAGCTTCCAAAAGATCCACAGATAAAAACCCATGTATAGGATGAATATCAGTAGCCCAAAGTTGACCAACACCTCCATCCACCAATTGTGGATGTTGGTTTTATCCTCCACTCCCGGTGCACCTGCCATATAGTGTTCCACATTGCCGGCTCCCACACCGAGAAAGTGGCTTTCCACCAGAAAGTTTAGCCCGTTGGCGATCAGATATTTGCGAATGGAGACGCTTTTGTCTCCGGAAGGTGGCTCATCGATCTCCGGCTCCACCGTCTGTTCACCGGAAAAGGGGGTCCAACTTCCCTTGAGATCCTGGACAATACCCAGGGAGGTGCTCAGCTTCGTCCGCGTGTGGTCAGCCAACAGCGTTGAGGTGAGGCCACTTACGATAACCGCCGCCGCCGTTAATAACAGGGCCCCTTGGAAAAGATTTTTTC
This sequence is a window from Desmospora activa DSM 45169. Protein-coding genes within it:
- a CDS encoding glycosyltransferase family 4 protein, with protein sequence MNGKVVILSSVHHWNDSRIFHKQAVSLARAGWSVELHALAEFEERQVEGIQVKGLPVPTRKWERLKGGRELFRRALASGGDIFHIHDPELLPWAVWIRRRTGKPVIYDAHEDLPRQIMTKPWIPHLLRPPLSRLAHVAEKGMARRLSAVVTVTEPIADSFAPIKRVRLVKNYPLPIPIRERREHVGPPRILYVGGISYLRGYREMIAMMDHIPSELCAELHLIGPLQHIRLEDREEAQLQAKNIFLHGRIPFEQVQQWLLSGSVGLVCLHPVENYRESLPIKLFEYMATGLPVVATDFPLWREILQKSGAGVTVNPLDPVAMAREVTALLQDPDRCRRMGEQGQKAHRNVYNWGAEEKTLLRLYQELTQTRE